Sequence from the Asterias amurensis chromosome 14, ASM3211899v1 genome:
TTAATTGTGCAGATTTTTCGTCTGATGACGCCGTCTTTTTTATAAACATCCACGTGGAATATGATTTACAGAAATAGCCAAACGAGTATTATAATACCCAAATTTTTGAGGCAGGCTGATGAAAAAGACTGGCTGGCTCAACTGCTTGTAAGCACGTCAGCAAACTCGAAACATAGAgctctgtccttcctctatgctcGAAATTAGACCTGCCCCTGTCTTTAAgtatgtaggtgaaaggtgaagatggaaGGATAGGCCTACGCTAGACTGCCCCTGTttttattcacgagcctcgaaaaGAGACCCAGATGTCCAGGCTAGGCCTAGCGCACGAGCCaggaagtgtgacgtcatgttCAGGCTAActcaaaataaatcaattcGATTGAGGGCGCCCTCCtcttttaatgttttgcaattttcaCGAGAATCAACAACAAACATCAGCCAATGCGGAATACGTTGCTAGGGAATTCCTGGTATTGTAACGGTTAATTAATTGACAAACGTATTTGTTTTGTACTATTCGTGTAGACGCTTCCGACGCTACGATTGTTCCACACTGATTGCATAGAAGAGGTAAATTACTCGTATTTTAAAACAgcagatattttttatttttttatattttacaaaattacaGTTCTTCACTCCTCatttcatgggggggggggggaatgtatTTTGACAATTGACAATTTTGACAAttgaaatttataaataatattaataatataggCCTAGTCGTCGTGACTCGTGTGTTGTTGATTGTTGTTTACGTTTATGTAGATTTGTAGTTAATTGTAGTTAAATCGTTCCGTGTCCTGCCACCACTACTGTAGTATTTCACATTTGTTTTATCCAGAATATGATATCTCATTTGGTTGGGTAAACTTTACTCCTACCTAGTCTTAGAACTTAACTATTTCTACAGAGGTTCGTTCCGGGacaatagcggaacgaacctcatagttagTTCCAGGAGTAGGTAAACTTCATCCGCATTCAGCCAGTACTTCAAATCTTCCTTATTTATTACAGGCCTAGGTCAAGTTAAATTACCACCCTTCTTAATCTTAAATCTTCTTACCCGTTTAAAAATGTCTAAAGAGGGTTGAGAGAAAACAGACATGACATTGAGTTGACAGAGTCAGAGAGGCAAACCAGAGTTTATCGCCAATTCGCTTGGTTGGTTGATTTTACTGAATGGCCAAAGAAAGGAACCGCTGTTGGATGGGAAAagtgtactcctagaactatttcggttttgtccgaatatcgtctcccgtaacctcataggtttatatctctcacctgtttaacgacccatggttacgggagacgatagccggacgaaaccgaaatagttctaggagtaggaaAAGTGTGCTCCTAGGGGACCTATAGCAGAACGAACCTCGTAGTTCTACGTAGGAGTAGGAAAAGGGGTGCTGTATGCCCCCATTGCTTTCCCACCAACACAGCTAGTTTCTTTTGACCAATCGGCAAAATCAAACGAACGGTACTCACAATACCTAAAGGTCCGTAGACTTTTCAGTTAGAATTCAAACAAAGTatcaaaatcattaaaaaaaatagcaaaattttgaccccaaaaaatTCTCTACATGGTGATGGTCTTGACAGCGCTGCGTGTTTCATTGGGAGGAATTTTGTTCAAGGCGTTTTAAATACAGTTAGAAAAGTTTTGCCTTTGAACCAAAGTAAAAATGACAGTTTATATTAGTTGTGTATTTTAAGGGTTGGACTTAGAGAATCAGAAAATCTCAAAATAGTTACAACAATACAGAAggcgaggatcctgagaaaaaaaaccttaagaTCTAAGTCTACAGGACAAAGCCTgcctcgaggagttaccggcacaaaggaaaatgctatctttcttttgcatgatACTGTCACAAGATGaactaaattaaaaacatttagtGCCAAAACCAGCTTATAAAAAGACAAGCTCAAGGCACTTTATTAAACAAGCAGGCAATAAACAtaccaaaatattaaaacaatgaacAGAAATTCCATGAACACCTaaataaacacttttaaaaaacaataaaaaacaaaacaatggaatTACACAAAAAAGTCCTAGGAGTCCTAAGAAGGAGGAAAACAAGAGGAACTCTTAACCTAACTGTAAAACACCTCAAGAATGTAGAGAACACAAcaaaagtttaataaaaaaatagttaaatttATATACACTGTActttatttgtgtttgtttccaCCCAGTCGTTAGACAATCATGGTGAAGTTACATGTGAAACACGGAGAGGAGAGTCAGTTCCTGTATGAGTGTACAGTCAAGACGCCCATTGACGATCTGATGAAGGAGTTGGTACACATCTACAATGAAAGACTAAAGATAAGCAGGCTATGTCAAGgtaactaagggaatcaatgtgtggtgaagaggttttcaactagtggtttaaacccaacgaggccttcagccgatttcacaaaactctaggattaatcctaactcgagttaggacgagttacccgtcAAACACATGAACAGgaacttaaacaaaattgtgttgtttctaggtgacgtctcCACTTTGAGCTGATTTCATGCTcacgttttacctctaagacaTCAGctggatgacatcaatgcatTAAGGTCTCTTGGCTCGATGTGCTAAGTGTAGCTTGTGCATGGGGAATTTTTACCATCATAACTTCATGAAtgctttttgttattttgtttaaatcagaAATACAGGATTTATCTGAGCACGGTGTGAGTTTGCCACCAAACATGCAAGGATTGACCGATGACCAGATCGTCGATTTAAAACTGAAGGATGAATGGGAAGATAAGTGCACTCCAAGTGGAGGAATGATTCTCACCAAGGATCCGACAGGCAGACGGAACGGGCACGGTCAGTACACACCAGggctatagaccgtattgaacaaccccttttttgctaagaaagttgccatcttgtagggcaaactaagaccgtatgcgcgtccaaacacGTACACCAATGCAGCgctcctggtttgatttctatagcacatgcacgcacacacccCTGCACACGCGCACAGACGCCTTGTTGTAGGGCATATATATATTTGAATGCCGTTCTCGGTGGCGTCATATTCAATATGGTCTTTTCCATATTCTTTGTAAACAGGGTCCAATTCCAAAATTGGTGTGCTGCGTCAGTTAACgaagtataaggaaaaccatgcaattttgaagCATATTTGTATGGCTCTTTATAGGTTTATAGGTCTTTATAGTTATAAGTTTAGTATAACCCCCTTTATTGATGTGGCCGCTCCTGGCCTTCTGATGTTAGGCGATCTTTCATTTACCAACAAATAGAAAACAATGTTTGGGGCAAATTTTATCAATTGATTCTCATAAATTTACAtcttcttgtgaatgtttgcaGCATGTAACGACAAGATGAAGGAAGTGTTCAGTAAGACAATCAGCGAGGTCAAGAAAGCTGTCTCAAAAGTAAGTCAAGGAGAGTCcttataagcaagacacttgaccatttgTGCTCCCCCCTttagatgggacgtaaagctgttggtccagtgcgttgtgtaatgcacgtaaacgATCCCAGTAACACTTGCTGCTGGACCTGGTTTGATCGGCAGCattttgcgccacagcaccttgtaaaccattacgtaGTGCTATAAAGGAAACATGTCTCAtagtctcatacttcaaaaacgtaGCTTCACAtaccttgcaaaaaaaaaataaatactgaACGCTTTGATATGCCCATTACACCCGGTTCAGAAACAAATAGGTTAGGATCGACTCTAGGTCAACCCAAATaagttttggtttcagacaggtgaaTTTAACATAATATTATTTACATTAGGTTaggatcgacgtctgaaaccaaggcgcacTAGAGTACTTCCGAACAACTGCAACAGttgatctttcgacttctagcgcgtctagttgctcctaactgtttcagacgatGAACTTTTCATGCACTTAATTCAATAACTTGGTTCGGCGCAGCTCTGGAGCACCTGTCTGAAATGGGTATGAAAGGTATGATAAAGAGATGTATAGGAACCCAGTATTATCATTATTCATTACCGTTTATTCTACCCTTTCTCGTTACAGGATCAAGTGAAAGCCAACGTGTGTATGACCAGGCAGATAGTAGGAGATGCCAAGGATCAGTTACGAGGTTCTGTGATGATAGTGTACCCCATGGGTCTGCCTCCCCATGACCCCATCAGGATGGAGCTAGAGAACACACAGGATCTCTCTGGCACTCAGGTCGGTCATGAAGGAAGTCtcattcaaaatttacaaccctcctactattgtGCCATTGATTCTGCTGTAGAAACACAAAttaatcaacatttttattgtaGTAATCCTGGGTGTCTATTGAAATTTACTCCTTgactagtcacacctcaaaTAGTTGCGTTTACTACACTAGTCGCAACTaattttttaattcccaagatgcattgcggcataCAGTTTGCCGCAGGTGCAAAATAGTAACATTCAAGCTGAAAGGatttaaggattgtgtcactgagtctgattgtgtttcgtaaATATGTAAGTAAGTTATGTTGTTGTTAATTTGTACGCGACACAATTGGTTTGCCAAGCACGAAATTACGATCGTTTAGTAGTCGTGGCGGCAAAATTATCCGATTAGTTAAAAACTGGTAGTCGCGACCAAAGTAGACGATCAATAGTCGCGGCTTTGACACTTGACacactagttgcccaggcttAGGCTGTTCTTATAAAGCTTCAtaaacacttaaccattgcttcgtccttcggatgggacaaaaagccgttggtcccatgtgttgtgtaaatgcatgtaaaagaacccagggcacttatcgtaaagagaaggggtttgccccggtgttcctggctggattggcagcatattgcgctacagcaccttgtaaaccattacatggtgctaaggattagatcttatctcaaacttcgtcccactccttgcagttataatacctggcgctttgtatcctttggcaaaaggcgcgttataactccgggtattattgttattattatgaactAAACTTTGTTGTGCACCCTTTTGCAGGCATCCCTTGCCGTTCTAGAGGAAGACGTTGCCTCGTTGTGGTTCTCTGGTAAAGAAATAGTCCGAGGAAAGAAACTGGAAGACTTCATCGGGAAGAATGAGAAGACCAAGATTATTGTCAAACTTCAGAAGGTACTTATTTTTCAGTTGCTGTTttggcaataataataataacaattgaaTGTATaaattgcgctctctccaggaccagtcTGTTTGAGacacataacaaaaacacaaagtgtcAATTCATTGTCTgtcatttaaaaattaatgtgCATCCCTCCAGCGACACTTAAGCTCAACCACCACCaatagtccagcattctcctgaaaatgagcagagtaaactgtttgaaacgtcgagactgcactggctcttctcagagccaacactcacacaaaagatatttacacatggttgtacccgcaagtttactaagggaataaaaaacccaaaatacaattatagacactttgacgcCAATTTGTGGAGTCAATGAGTGCCACACTCGAAAAATGAACCGCTCCCAACATGTatcactaattttgtttttcttatttttgtagAAGGGACATGGTGCACCAGCTAGAGAAAGAGTATTCAGCGAAGATGAACAGAAAGAAATGATGGCGTATGCCTACAGAAAACAAGAAGAACTCAAGGTATGAATGCCATTTCTTATACAATTGAGAACACAACAAAACATGCAAAATGGGGTTGGGATAACACAACTATTTTTATTTGACAAGAGTGCCACATTGAAATGCATAAACTGTTTGAATTCCGACTGGTAGCAGATgtgtttgttgattttttgttgttttttgtacgagtgtttgtttgtctgtttgtttgtttagatgataaAAATCACATTAAGGTATATAAACAAAAAGCTGGCAACAGCTAATCTCTCttacacaaacattggtttaatgtctatgattatgaattaagCGAAGACGCAGAACAAAAATCATGTAAAACATGAATATTTGATCTTATTGAAACACAGAAACTGGAGACAGAAGCAACGGATTCCCACCTTGGCTCCGATTGGGCAGATACTAACAGCTTAAAGAGACAGTTCCATGGGTTGAGAGACATCAAATGGGGAGGCACACGGTGACGCAATCATTCTACGTATGATTCCTCATGCACCCAATGCAATGGAAGTGTTAAATCACAGCTTCTGAAAGAGCACCAGACTTTTTTattgcggccatcttggtttggTCTCTGTATTATACCCGATGTTATTGTATTGCTTAATCTCAATTTATGAAAGAGCACCAGTCTGATTTCGCTGGAGTGTGGCCATCTTGGTCAGTCATCCTGTGTTACGTAATGGTAATGATAGTTCTAATTCATCATAAAAGAGCACCAGACTGTTATCCTTTCAACCTCACTTTTGTTACAGACCTTTCTATAGTCGATAAACAAACCACATGACAAGGGCGGCCAAATGTTAGCAaaacaactgtttttgttttgcactaaTGGCTCCATAAGATTTTCAACATTGGTTTACAGTAACTAAGGCTGTGATGTTGCATTTAAAATGGCtgcttcaaagtgaaatgatacACTTTTACAACTTAAACTTCTTGGCATGAAATAATCTTCCTGAAGATGTCTTCTCTTAGTTTTAATTGTCGCCAAGTTTGAATAATGTATGTGCCTGTTTTTTTCTACAGTAAAACAAATGATACACCAATAAACTTgagtttgtgttattttattccAAATGTATCATTCTGcactataataataacaataataataataataatataaatatatgTATATACAATGGTGGAAGCAATGATATGTTCA
This genomic interval carries:
- the LOC139947128 gene encoding cilia- and flagella-associated protein 298-like, which gives rise to MVKLHVKHGEESQFLYECTVKTPIDDLMKELVHIYNERLKISRLCQEIQDLSEHGVSLPPNMQGLTDDQIVDLKLKDEWEDKCTPSGGMILTKDPTGRRNGHACNDKMKEVFSKTISEVKKAVSKDQVKANVCMTRQIVGDAKDQLRGSVMIVYPMGLPPHDPIRMELENTQDLSGTQASLAVLEEDVASLWFSGKEIVRGKKLEDFIGKNEKTKIIVKLQKKGHGAPARERVFSEDEQKEMMAYAYRKQEELKKLETEATDSHLGSDWADTNSLKRQFHGLRDIKWGGTR